One Streptomyces mobaraensis NBRC 13819 = DSM 40847 DNA segment encodes these proteins:
- the rplD gene encoding 50S ribosomal protein L4, which yields MSTIDILSPAGDKAGTVELPAEIFDAKVSVPLIHQVVVAQLAAARQGTHKTKTRGEVRGGGKKPYRQKGTGRARQGSTRAPQFAGGGVVHGPVPRDYSQRTPKKMKAAALRGALTDRARHSRIHVVSGVVDGAVSTKAAKNLFGKISERKNVLLVADRSDEAAWLSARNLPQVHILEPGQLNTYDVLVSDDVVFTQAAFESFVSGPKAAEGSEA from the coding sequence ATGAGCACCATTGACATCCTTTCGCCGGCAGGCGACAAGGCCGGGACCGTCGAGCTCCCCGCGGAGATCTTCGACGCGAAGGTCAGCGTTCCGCTGATCCACCAGGTCGTCGTCGCGCAGCTGGCCGCTGCCCGTCAGGGCACGCACAAGACCAAGACCCGTGGCGAGGTCCGCGGCGGTGGCAAGAAGCCGTACCGCCAGAAGGGCACCGGTCGCGCCCGTCAGGGTTCGACCCGCGCGCCGCAGTTCGCCGGTGGTGGCGTCGTGCACGGTCCCGTGCCGCGTGACTACTCGCAGCGGACCCCGAAGAAGATGAAGGCCGCCGCCCTGCGCGGTGCCCTCACCGACCGGGCCCGCCACAGCCGCATCCACGTCGTCTCCGGCGTGGTCGACGGCGCGGTGTCCACCAAGGCCGCCAAGAACCTGTTCGGCAAGATCTCCGAGCGCAAGAACGTGCTCCTGGTCGCCGACCGGTCCGACGAGGCCGCGTGGCTGTCCGCCCGCAACCTGCCCCAGGTGCACATCCTGGAGCCGGGCCAGCTGAACACGTACGACGTGCTCGTCTCCGACGACGTGGTCTTCACCCAGGCCGCTTTCGAGTCCTTCGTGTCTGGCCCCAAGGCCGCTGAAGGGAGCGAAGCCTGA